The following are encoded in a window of Strigops habroptila isolate Jane chromosome 9, bStrHab1.2.pri, whole genome shotgun sequence genomic DNA:
- the CCNB2 gene encoding G2/mitotic-specific cyclin-B2, with protein MALPVSRRAPVTRGVENALLDLKSKAKTHLPGKRAALEEIGNKVTTRGTRIAKKTECSKASIKPTKGPNKMTNVTVLPKPPAAVNRALKETDVPKILSPVPMDISMQEEDLCQAFSDVLLNNVEDIDAEDCMDPQLCSDYVKDIYEYLRDLELQQAVRPRYLDGKTINGRMRSILVDWLVQVHSRFQLLQETLYMCVAVMDRFLQSHPVPRKRLQLVGVTALLLASKYEEMFSPDVADFVYITDNAYTSNEIREMEIVILQELNFNLGRPLPIHFLRRASKAGEADAKQHTLAKYLMELTLIDYDMVHHRPSEIAAAALCLSQKLLGHNKWDAKQEYYTGYTEDSLEMTMKHMAKNVFKVNENLTKYTATKNKYASSKLLMISTIPQLNSKIIKDLALPLLG; from the exons GTCACTCGAGGGGTGGAGAATGCTCTGCTTGACCTTAAAAGTAAAGCCAAAACTCACCTTCCTGGCAAAAGGGCTGCTTTGGAAGAAATAGGGAATAAAGTTACGACAAGAGGAACACGCATAGCTAAG AAAACTGAATGTTCCAAAGCATCCATAAAGCCTACAAAAGGACCTAACAAGATGACAAATGTAACTGTACTGCCAAAACCTCCAGCTGCTGTGAATCGAGCTTTGAAAGAAACTGATGTTCCAAAG ATTCTGTCTCCTGTCCCTATGGATATATCTATGCAAGAGGAGGATTTGTGCCAAGCCTTCTCTGATGTGTTGCTCAACAATGTAGAAGACATTGATGCTGAGGACTGCATGGATCCCCAGCTGTGTAGTGACTACGTAAAAGATATCTATGAGTATCTGAGAGACCTTGAG CTGCAGCAAGCGGTCCGCCCACGTTACCTTGATGGGAAGACAATCAATGGGCGGATGCGTTCCATTTTAGTGGACTGGCTTGTCCAGGTCCACTCAAGATTCCAGCTTTTGCAGGAAACGCTGTATATGTGTGTTGCAGTTATGGATCGCTTCTTACAG AGTCATCCAGTGCCTCGGAAGAGGCTTCAGTTGGTGGGTGTAACAGCACTGCTTCTAGCTTCAAAATATGAAGAGATGTTCTCTCCTGATGTAGCAGACTTTGTTTACATTACTGACAATGCCTACACCAGTAATGAAATCAGAGAAATGGAGATCGTGATTCTTCAAGAGTTAAACTTCAACTTGGGACGACCTCTTCCAATTCATTTCTTGAGAAGAGCATCAAAAGCTGGAGAG GCTGACGCTAAGCAACATACACTAGCAAAATACCTAATGGAGCTGACGCTGATAGACTATGACATGGTTCACCATCGTCCTTCAGAGATTGCAGCTGCTGCGTTATGCTTGTCCCAAAAGCTTCTGGGACATAACAAATGG GATGCAAAGCAGGAGTACTACACTGGGTATACAGAAGACAGTCTTGAGATGACTATGAAACATATGGCCAAGAATGTGTTCAAAGTAAATGAGAACTTAACTAAATACACT GCTACAAAGAACAAGTATGCAAGTAGCAAACTACTGATGATCAGCACAATCCCTCAACTGAACAGCAAGATAATCAAGGACCTGGCTTTACCACTCTTGGGATAA